From the genome of Gloeocapsa sp. PCC 73106:
TGTTAATATTACCCTCTTCTTTATAACCGCGTACGTGAATCCGTTCTTGGTTAGTGCGACGATAGGTCAGTTTGTGAACTAACCAAGGATAACCGTGGAAGTTAAAGATAACAGGCTTATCGGTGGTAAATAGGGTGTTAAAGTCTGTATCAGAGAGTCCATGGGGATGCTCACTCTCGGGAACTAGTTTAAACAGATCTACTACGTTGATAAAGCGGACTTTGAGATCGGGGAATTCCTCGCGTAAAATAGCGGTAGCGGCTAAAGATTCTTTAGTGGGGATATCACCACAAGAAACCATAATCACGTCGGGTACATCTGCGGCTACGCCTTGGTCGTCGTTACTCGCCCATTCCCAAATACCGATCCCTTTGGTACAATGCTTGATCGCATCTTCCATGTTCAAGTATTGCAGGTGTTTCTGTTTGTCAGAGACGATTACGTTGATGTAGTCGGTGCTGCGTAGACAGTGATTACCTACAGAGAGTAGACAGTTAGCGTCGGGGGGTAGATAAACTCTGACTACCTCGGGACTCTTGTTAGTTACTACGTCGATGAACCCGGGATCTTGGTGACTGAAACCGTTGTGATCTTGACGCCATACTAGGGAAGAGAGCAAGATGTTCAAAGAGGAAACTGAAGCGCGCCAGGGTACATCGTGTTTACAAATATCCAACCACTTAGCGTGTTGGTTAAACATGGAGTCGATGACGTGAGCGAATGCTTCGTAGGTGTGGAAGAAGCCGTGACGTCCACTCAATAGATAGCCTTCTAACCAGCCTTGAAGTGTGTGCTCTGAGAGCATTTCCATCACGCGCCCATCTCTGGCTAGGTGACCACCTTGTTCGTCTTCGGGTAACATATCAGCCATCCAAGTTTTTTTGGTGACTTCGTAGAGAGCTCCTAAACGGTTGGAAGCGGTTTCATCGGGTCCGAATACTCGGAAGTTGTGCATATTATTACGCATTACTTCTCTAAGTAGCTCCCCGAGGGATCCTGTGTTGGACGCTTCTATTTTACCGGGTCCGGGTATTTCTACCGCTAATTCGCGGAAATCGGGCATTTTTAGAGCTTTACGTATGACCCCACCGTTAGCTACAGGGTTAGCGCTCATCCGACGGTGTCCCTTTGGTGCTAAAGCTTTTAATTCGGGGATTAGCGTGCCGTTTTCGTCGAAGAGTTCTTCTGGTTTGTAACTCTTCATCCATTCTTCTAGAAGTGCAACGTGCTCTCTGTTCGTGTGCATTTCACCCATAGGTACTTGGTGTGAACGCCAGAATCCTTCTACTTTGAGTCCGTCTACTTCTTTTGGTCCCGTCCAACCTTTGGGGGTACGCAGCACGATCATCGGCCACATGGGGCGTTTAGCTACGCCGCTATCGCGAGCTTCTTTTTGAATTGCGCGGATTTTGAGCACGCATTCTTCTAATACTGCAGCCATCTTCTGGTGCATTCCGGGGATATCGTCTCCTCCTTCTACGAAATAGGGGGTGTAACCATATCCTTTGAAGAGGTTTTCTAATTCTTCGTGACTGATGCGAGAGAGAATCGTAGGGTTGGCGATTTTATACCCGTTCAGGTTGAGAATGGGTAGTACCGCACCGTCGACAATGGGATTCAGGAACTTGTTAGAATGCCAAGAGGTAGCTAGAGGTCCGGTTTCTGCTTCCCCATCTCCTGCTACTACTACTGTGATTAGATCTGGGTTGTCCAGAACTGATCCGTAAGCGTGAGAGACACTATAACCTAGTTCACCACCTTCGTGGATTGATCCGGGTGTTTCTGGGGTAACGTGGCTACCGATATGACCGGGAAAAGAGAATTGTTTGAAGAATTTTTGCATTCCTTCTTCATCTTCACTTTTATCGGGGTATATTTCTGTATAGGTTCCTTCTAAATATACAGGTCCTAAAACCCCAGGTGCGCCGTGACCGGGACCCGCCATGAAGATCATGTTTAGGTCGTATTTGTTAATCAGACGATTTAGGTGTACGTAGGTAAAGCTTAAAGCAGGAGAAGCACCCCAATGTCCCAGTAGGCGATACTTAATATCTTCCGCTTTGAGTGTTTGTTTGAGTAGGGGATTAGTTTTTAGATAAATCATCCCTACCCCTAGGTAATTACAAGCTCGCCAATAGGCGTCAGTTTTTTCTAATTCATCTTGCGATAAAGCACTTGATTTTACGGATGTTTCTGGTGTAGGTGCTTGAACCATATACAATGTTGTCCTAATTTATAGTCTTTATTTGTTTTGTCTGTAGATTCGCAATCGTTGACGAATCAAGACGTAGATAACCTATATATTCTGGGTAAGTTGTTAACCCAAGAACATTTGATTATTGCTTTTGTTTTCTTTTGAACTTTAACATTATATAGCAACCATTTGCTGAAAAATCTTGAAAAAATTTGAAATCATTTTTTTCTTTTTCTGGCGTCAAAGTTCTGCAATCAATGATACATATGATTTTTTTGTTAGCTTATTATCTTAAAGTTAAGAAAAGATTAAATAGAGGTTAACAAATGATTAGCTATCTCACTATAATAATGATTGAAATGGCGATCGCTCACATTCTCTGGGATTACTTGCTTTATAATTGAAAGACTAACACCAGTCCATAAATTCCTCGCAACATGGTAGAACTAGTCACGAAAAATCAGAACCAGCTTTTAGCGCAACAGGCGATAGAATTAATAATTAAAACGGGATGTGAATACGGAGATATCAGAATTTGCTGTTATCGTAACCAAAATTTAGGGGCAACTGACTTGTCTCTCAATCAGTTGTCAGATAATATTAACTCGGGTTTTGGCGTGAGGGTGCTTTATCGGGGTGCTTGGGGTTTTGCGGCTAACTCGGTAATAACGAGCGAAACTATCACTAAAACGGTAGCTAGAGCGGTGGAAGTAGCTAAGGGAACTCTGCTTTCTCAACGGCAACCTGTGCGGTTAGCACCAGTAGAGGCTTATATTGATAGCTATGTTACTCCTATCCTGATTGATCCTTTTAGCGTGTCGGTGGGAGAAAAAGCGGAATTGTTATTATCAATTAATCAAGGTTTGTTGAGTTACCAAGATCAAGGAGTTAAAAAAGCCTACGGATTCTTGCGCTTTAATCGAGAAGAAAAGATTTTTGCTTCTACTGAAGGATCGCTGATCGAGCAGACTCTTTACCGCAGCTATGGGGGTTATGGTTGCACCGCGATCGCCAATGGAGACGCTCAAAGTCGTAATTACGAACTTCCTCCCCTTAACCAAGGTTATGAGAATATCAATAAACAGGACTTGTTAGAGAACGTAGAGAGGGTAGCGACAGAAGCGATCGCTAAGGTAAATGCTCCCGATGGTCCTTCGGGAATTACCACTGATTTAGTCTTACTACCTACTAACCTGTGGTTGACGATTCACGAATCTGTAGGACACCCCACCGAGTTAGATAGAGTCTACGGATATGAAGCTAACTTCGCTGGGACGAGTTTTGCTACCACAGATAAGCTCAATAAGTTGCAATACGCCGCTCCCTGGATTAATTTCAAAGCTGATCGCACTCAACCGGGAGGACGTAGTACCCTTGGATACGATGATGAGGGGGTTCCAGCTCAAGAATGGGATGTAATCAAAGATGGGATTTTAGTGGATTATCTCACAGATCGCGAAACCGCTCACCGTCTGGGACGAGGTAGCAGTAACGGGAGCTCCTTTGCTGATAGTTGGTCGAGTCTACCCATGGTGCGGATTCCTAATCTGGGATTAGAACCAGGTTCAGATGGGGGAAGTCATACCGCTAGCGTTGAGGAGATGATTGCAGATACTGCAGAAGGAATCTTGATCGATGGTATCGGTAGCTTCTCTATTGATCAACAACGTCGTAATTTTCAATTTGGCGGTGACGCTTTTTGGCAGATTAAAAATGGTAAAGTCACGGGTATGTTGAAAAATGTGACCTATCATGGGATGACTACGGAATTTTGGAACAAGATAGTAGCGATCGGTCCTGAATCAAGTTGGCAACAATGGGGAACCAATATGTGTGGTAAGGGTGAACCTATGCAAATAGCCCAGATGACTCATCGTTGCGTTCCTGCACTGGTAAAAGATATTCACATTGGTAAACACGTTTAGGTTTAGGTGTGCTAATATTGACAGCTATAGCTAGGGGTGCTTGGCTCAACCAGGCTGAGATAGACCCTTAGAACCTGAGACTGGGTAATACCAGCGGAGGGAAGCTGTAATTAGAGGAAAATTATCATGAGATCAGAATGGGTTGCTAAGCGACTAGGACAAGCTAACGTCTCCCAAATGCATTATGCTCGTCTGGGAATGTTAACCGAGGAAATGCATCACGTCGCTCAACGGGAGAATCTTCCTGTGGAACTGATTCGAGATGAAGTAGCCAGGGGAAGAATGATTATTCCCGCTAATATTAATCACACCAATCTTGAACCGATGTGTATCGGTATTGCTTCTAAGTGTAAAGTTAACGCCAATATCGGCGCTTCTCCCAATTCTTCTAATATCGATGAAGAGGTAGAAAAGCTCAAATTATCGGTTAAATATGGCGCTGATACGGTGATGGATCTCTCTACCGGTGGGGGAGACTTAGACGTGATTCGCACGGCGATTATTCAAGCATCTCCGGTACCCATCGGTACTGTACCTATTTATCAGGCTTTAGAGAGCGTTCACGGTAGCGTGGAAAATTTAACCCCTGATGATTTCCTCCACGTCATCGAGAAACACGCCCAGCAAGGGGTCGATTATATGACCATCCACGCGGGAATTTTAATCGAGTATTTGCCTTTGGTTAAAGACCGTATCACTGGTATAGTCTCCCGAGGTGGTGGTATTCTGGCTCGATGGATGATGCACCATCACAAGCAAAATCCTCTGTATACCCATTTTGATGAGATTATCGAGATTTTTAAAAAATACGATGTTTCTTTTAGTTTGGGGGATTCTCTGCGTCCGGGTTGTCTTCATGACGCTTCTGATGAAGCACAGCTATCGGAGTTGAAAACTTTAGGTAAACTGACGCGTCGAGCTTGGGAGCACGATGTTCAAGTGATGGTGGAAGGACCTGGTCACGTACCTATGGACCAAATTGAGTTCAATGTTAAAAAACAAATGGAGGAATGTTCGGAAGCTCCTTTCTATGTTTTGGGTCCTTTGGTAACCGATATTGCCCCAGGTTATGACCATATTACCTCGGCGATTGGTGCTGCGATCGCGGGCTGGCATGGCACTGCTATGCTTTGTTATGTTACACCCAAAGAACATCTGGGTTTGCCCAACGCTGAAGATGTGCGCAACGGCTTGATTGCCTATAAAATCGCTGCTCACGCTGCTGATATCGCCCGTCATCGACATGGAGTCAGAGATAGAGATGATGAACTCTCTCAAGCTCGTTACAATTTTGACTGGAATCGTCAATTTGAACTGTCTTTAGACCCCGAGCGCGCTAAAGAGTATCATGATGAAACTCTCCCTGCGGATATCTATAAAACGGCGGAATTCTGCTCCATGTGTGGACCTAAATTCTGTCCCATGCAGACAAAAATTGATGCTGAAGCTCTAACGGAACTGGAACAATTCTTAGCTAGAGATTCTACCCCGGTAGCTTAAAGCTAGTTTCAGATTCTAAAATAATTGGTCATTTATCTCTGTGGTAAATGGCTTTTTTTTGTAAAAAAACTTAATAGAAACTCTCATCAAATCGGTTTAAGCTACTTAGACAAACTCTTGAATAGT
Proteins encoded in this window:
- a CDS encoding TldD/PmbA family protein, translating into MVELVTKNQNQLLAQQAIELIIKTGCEYGDIRICCYRNQNLGATDLSLNQLSDNINSGFGVRVLYRGAWGFAANSVITSETITKTVARAVEVAKGTLLSQRQPVRLAPVEAYIDSYVTPILIDPFSVSVGEKAELLLSINQGLLSYQDQGVKKAYGFLRFNREEKIFASTEGSLIEQTLYRSYGGYGCTAIANGDAQSRNYELPPLNQGYENINKQDLLENVERVATEAIAKVNAPDGPSGITTDLVLLPTNLWLTIHESVGHPTELDRVYGYEANFAGTSFATTDKLNKLQYAAPWINFKADRTQPGGRSTLGYDDEGVPAQEWDVIKDGILVDYLTDRETAHRLGRGSSNGSSFADSWSSLPMVRIPNLGLEPGSDGGSHTASVEEMIADTAEGILIDGIGSFSIDQQRRNFQFGGDAFWQIKNGKVTGMLKNVTYHGMTTEFWNKIVAIGPESSWQQWGTNMCGKGEPMQIAQMTHRCVPALVKDIHIGKHV
- a CDS encoding phosphoketolase codes for the protein MVQAPTPETSVKSSALSQDELEKTDAYWRACNYLGVGMIYLKTNPLLKQTLKAEDIKYRLLGHWGASPALSFTYVHLNRLINKYDLNMIFMAGPGHGAPGVLGPVYLEGTYTEIYPDKSEDEEGMQKFFKQFSFPGHIGSHVTPETPGSIHEGGELGYSVSHAYGSVLDNPDLITVVVAGDGEAETGPLATSWHSNKFLNPIVDGAVLPILNLNGYKIANPTILSRISHEELENLFKGYGYTPYFVEGGDDIPGMHQKMAAVLEECVLKIRAIQKEARDSGVAKRPMWPMIVLRTPKGWTGPKEVDGLKVEGFWRSHQVPMGEMHTNREHVALLEEWMKSYKPEELFDENGTLIPELKALAPKGHRRMSANPVANGGVIRKALKMPDFRELAVEIPGPGKIEASNTGSLGELLREVMRNNMHNFRVFGPDETASNRLGALYEVTKKTWMADMLPEDEQGGHLARDGRVMEMLSEHTLQGWLEGYLLSGRHGFFHTYEAFAHVIDSMFNQHAKWLDICKHDVPWRASVSSLNILLSSLVWRQDHNGFSHQDPGFIDVVTNKSPEVVRVYLPPDANCLLSVGNHCLRSTDYINVIVSDKQKHLQYLNMEDAIKHCTKGIGIWEWASNDDQGVAADVPDVIMVSCGDIPTKESLAATAILREEFPDLKVRFINVVDLFKLVPESEHPHGLSDTDFNTLFTTDKPVIFNFHGYPWLVHKLTYRRTNQERIHVRGYKEEGNINTPLELAIRNQVDRFNLVIDVIDRVPTLGSNGAYVKERMKNEIIENLNYAFEYGIDKDELTNWTWPY
- the thiC gene encoding phosphomethylpyrimidine synthase — translated: MRSEWVAKRLGQANVSQMHYARLGMLTEEMHHVAQRENLPVELIRDEVARGRMIIPANINHTNLEPMCIGIASKCKVNANIGASPNSSNIDEEVEKLKLSVKYGADTVMDLSTGGGDLDVIRTAIIQASPVPIGTVPIYQALESVHGSVENLTPDDFLHVIEKHAQQGVDYMTIHAGILIEYLPLVKDRITGIVSRGGGILARWMMHHHKQNPLYTHFDEIIEIFKKYDVSFSLGDSLRPGCLHDASDEAQLSELKTLGKLTRRAWEHDVQVMVEGPGHVPMDQIEFNVKKQMEECSEAPFYVLGPLVTDIAPGYDHITSAIGAAIAGWHGTAMLCYVTPKEHLGLPNAEDVRNGLIAYKIAAHAADIARHRHGVRDRDDELSQARYNFDWNRQFELSLDPERAKEYHDETLPADIYKTAEFCSMCGPKFCPMQTKIDAEALTELEQFLARDSTPVA